One Cheilinus undulatus linkage group 22, ASM1832078v1, whole genome shotgun sequence DNA window includes the following coding sequences:
- the LOC121504349 gene encoding myb-like protein O has translation MTVNQGIKIHLTINKDQGLNVDLTINKDQGLNVDLTINKDQGLNVDLTVNKDQGLSVDLTINKDQGLSVDLTINKDQGLNVDLTINKDQGLNVDLTINKDQGLNVDMTINKDQGLNVDLTVNKDQGLSVDLTINKDQGLNVDLTINKDQGLNVDLTINKDQGLNVDLTINKDQGLNVDLTINKDQGLNVDLTINKDQGLNVDLTINKDQGLNVDLTINKKHRLNMKQRKRKKKEKKEKKKKKKKKKKKKKKKKKKKKKKKKKKKKKKKKKKS, from the coding sequence ATGACAGTAAACCAGGGAATCAAAATACATCTGACAATCAACAAGGACCAGGGACTTAACGTGGACCTGACAATCAACAAGGACCAGGGACTCAACGTGGACCTGACAATCAACAAGGACCAGGGACTCAACGTGGACCTGACAGTCAACAAGGACCAGGGACTCAGCGTGGACCTGACAATCAACAAGGACCAGGGACTCAGCGTGGACCTGACAATCAACAAGGACCAGGGACTCAACGTGGACCTGACAATCAACAAGGACCAGGGACTCAACGTGGACCTGACAATCAACAAGGACCAGGGACTCAACGTGGACATGACAATCAACAAGGACCAGGGACTCAACGTGGACCTGACAGTCAACAAGGACCAGGGACTCAGCGTGGACCTGACAATCAACAAGGACCAGGGACTCAACGTGGACCTGACAATCAACAAGGACCAGGGACTCAACGTGGACCTGACAATCAACAAGGACCAGGGACTCAACGTGGACCTGACAATCAACAAGGACCAGGGACTCAACGTGGACCTGACAATCAACAAGGACCAGGGACTCAACGTGGACCTGACAATCAACAAGGACCAGGGACTCAACGTGGACCTGACAATCAACAAGGACCAGGGACTCAACGTGGACCTGACAATCAACAAGAAGCACAGACTCAAcatgaaacagagaaagagaaaaaaaaaagagaaaaaagagaaaaaaaagaaaaagaagaaaaagaaaaaaaagaagaaaaagaaaaagaagaaaaagaaaaaaaagaaaaaaaagaaaaagaaaaagaagaaaaagaaaaaaagttaa
- the LOC121504350 gene encoding uncharacterized protein LOC121504350 produces MVLLVAQINQSHSAQNADRVFPRITPDRLQFFEYETVHISCEELMGLTGWRVMHRHNKPTNSHICTPPASRCTIEPAFERHSGEYWCENNEGNTTGSINISVTAGSVILEVPARPVMEGSDVTLFCKNQKFQSEHIADFYKDDVSLGSGYSHITIRNVSKSHEGLYKCSISGAAQSPESWLAVRKKENPKPNKEIQPPQKHSPHHSTILWIAVSISLTVIFLFVLGFFLCQKHQASVGNNADEVTYAQVESFRRDNGSYKIY; encoded by the exons ATGGTTCTGCTGGTTGCACAGATTAACCAGAGTCACTCTGCTCAAAATGCTG ACAGAGTTTTTCCTCGTATTACTCCAGACAGACTGCAGTTCTTTGAGTATGAGACCGTCCACATTAGTTGTGAAGAGTTGATGGGACTGACTGGATGGAGAGTGATGCACAGACACAACAAACCAACAAATTCTCACATCTGTACCCCTCCTGCATCAAGATGCACCATTGAGCCTGCCTTTGAACGACACAGTGGAGAGTACTGGTGTGAAAACAATGAAGGAAACACCACTGGTTCCATCAACATCTCTGTTACTG CTGGATCTGTGATCCTGGAGGTTCCTGCCCGTCCTGTGATGGAGGGATCTGATGTGACTCTTTTCTGTAAAAATCAGAAGTTTCAGTCAGAGCACATtgctgatttctacaaagatgATGTCTCTCTTGGGTCTGGATATAGTCACATAACCATCAGAAATGTTTCCAAGTCTCATGAAGGACTTTACAAATGCAGCATATCAGGAGCAGCACAATCACCAGAGAGTTGGCTGGCTgtcagaaaaaaggaaaatccaaAACCAAACAAGGAGATTCAGcccccacagaaacactccccACATCATTCTACCATACTTTGGATTGCTGTCAGTATTTCACTgactgttatttttctgtttgtgctgGGATTCTTTCTCTGCCAGAAACACCAAG CATCAGTTGGAAACAATGCTGATGAAGTCACGTATGCTCAAGTTGAAAGCTTCAGGAGGGACAACGGTAGCTATAAGATATATTAA